One window of Streptomyces sp. FIT100 genomic DNA carries:
- the der gene encoding ribosome biogenesis GTPase Der → MNDQHDHGALGDTEYAEFMELAAGEGFDLEEVEGAIEEAGHGPLPVLAVVGRPNVGKSTLVNRFIGRREAVVEDKPGVTRDRVTYEAEWAGRRFKVVDTGGWEQDVLGIDASVAAQAEFAIEAADAVVFVVDATVGATDTDEAVVKLLRRAGKPVVLAANKVDGPSAEADAAMLWSLGLGEPFPVSALHGRGTGDLLDEVLKALPDAPAQTFGSAVGGPRRIALIGRPNVGKSSLLNKVAGEERVVVNEMAGTTRDPVDELIQLGGTTWKFVDTAGIRKKVHLQEGADYYASLRTAAAVEKAEVAVVLIDTSESISVQDQRIITMAVEAGRALVIAYNKWDTLDEERRYYLEREIETEMQQVSWAPRVNVSATTGRHMEKLVPAIETALAGWETRVPTGRLNAFLGELVAAHPHPIRGGKQPRILFGTQAGTKPPRFVLFASGFLEHGYRRFVERRLREEFGFEGTPIHISVRVREKRGRKK, encoded by the coding sequence ATGAACGACCAGCACGACCACGGGGCACTCGGCGACACCGAGTACGCGGAGTTCATGGAGCTCGCCGCGGGGGAGGGCTTCGACCTCGAAGAGGTCGAGGGCGCGATCGAGGAGGCCGGTCACGGTCCCCTGCCCGTCCTCGCCGTCGTCGGCCGCCCGAACGTCGGCAAGTCGACCCTGGTGAACCGCTTCATCGGCCGCCGCGAGGCCGTCGTCGAGGACAAGCCCGGCGTCACCCGCGACCGCGTCACGTACGAGGCCGAGTGGGCCGGCCGCCGCTTCAAGGTCGTCGACACCGGCGGCTGGGAGCAGGACGTCCTCGGCATCGACGCCTCCGTCGCCGCCCAGGCCGAGTTCGCCATCGAGGCCGCCGACGCGGTCGTCTTCGTCGTGGACGCCACCGTGGGCGCCACCGACACCGACGAGGCCGTCGTCAAGCTGCTCCGCCGCGCCGGAAAGCCCGTCGTCCTCGCCGCCAACAAGGTCGACGGCCCCTCCGCCGAGGCCGACGCCGCCATGCTCTGGTCGCTCGGGCTCGGCGAGCCGTTCCCGGTCTCCGCGCTGCACGGCCGCGGCACCGGCGACCTGCTCGACGAGGTCCTCAAGGCGCTGCCCGACGCCCCCGCCCAGACCTTCGGCTCCGCCGTCGGCGGCCCGCGCCGCATCGCCCTGATCGGCCGTCCGAACGTCGGCAAGTCGTCCCTGCTGAACAAGGTGGCGGGCGAGGAGCGGGTCGTCGTCAACGAGATGGCCGGCACCACCCGCGACCCCGTCGACGAGCTCATCCAACTCGGCGGCACCACCTGGAAGTTCGTGGACACCGCGGGTATCCGCAAGAAGGTCCACCTCCAGGAGGGCGCGGACTACTACGCCTCGCTGCGCACCGCGGCCGCCGTCGAGAAGGCCGAGGTCGCCGTCGTACTGATCGACACCAGCGAGTCCATCTCGGTCCAGGACCAGCGGATCATCACGATGGCCGTCGAGGCGGGCCGCGCGCTCGTCATCGCGTACAACAAGTGGGACACCCTCGACGAGGAGCGCCGCTACTACCTGGAGCGCGAGATCGAGACCGAGATGCAGCAGGTCTCCTGGGCGCCCCGGGTCAACGTCTCGGCGACGACCGGTCGGCACATGGAGAAGCTCGTCCCGGCGATCGAGACGGCGCTGGCGGGCTGGGAGACCCGGGTGCCGACCGGCCGGCTCAACGCCTTCCTCGGCGAGCTGGTCGCCGCCCACCCGCACCCGATCCGCGGCGGCAAGCAGCCGCGCATCCTGTTCGGTACGCAGGCGGGCACCAAGCCCCCGCGCTTCGTGCTCTTCGCGTCCGGCTTCCTGGAGCACGGCTACCGGCGGTTCGTCGAGCGCCGGCTGCGCGAGGAGTTCGGCTTCGAGGGGACGCCGATCCACATCTCGGTGCGGGTGCGCGAGAAGCGCGGCAGGAAGAAGTAG
- a CDS encoding YafY family protein, translating to MLDTSARLLRLLSLLQAHREWSGAELAERLGVTPRTVRRDVDRLRELGYPVHASPGTGGGYQLGAGAELPPLLLDDEEAVAVAAGLRTAAGNGIEGIGESSVRALAKLEQVLPNRLRRRVGALNAFTVPMLRDAPRSLVDPAVLTELANACRDSERLRFAYEDHNGSATRRTVEPHRLVCTERRWYLVAWDLDRADWRTFRGDRITPKPPHGPRFAPRTPPAEDLAAYVSRGVSRAVYAAEAVIRLHVPAERAAEAVSPTAGVLEPEGPDSCLLRTGARNLDVMAIHVMLLGVDFEVVEPAELAGHIRTLRDRLSRALGERPAAPAQ from the coding sequence ATGCTGGACACCTCCGCACGACTGCTGCGCCTGCTCTCGCTGCTGCAGGCCCACCGCGAATGGTCCGGTGCCGAGCTTGCCGAGCGGCTCGGCGTCACCCCGCGCACCGTACGGCGTGACGTGGACCGGCTGCGCGAGCTCGGGTACCCGGTGCACGCCAGCCCGGGCACGGGCGGCGGTTATCAGCTCGGGGCGGGGGCCGAGCTGCCGCCGCTGCTGCTCGACGACGAGGAGGCCGTCGCCGTCGCGGCCGGCCTGCGCACCGCCGCGGGCAACGGCATCGAGGGCATCGGCGAGTCCTCCGTACGCGCCCTGGCGAAGCTGGAGCAGGTGCTGCCGAACCGGCTGCGCCGCCGGGTGGGCGCGCTGAACGCCTTCACCGTCCCGATGCTGCGCGACGCACCGCGGAGCCTGGTCGATCCGGCGGTGCTGACCGAGCTGGCGAACGCCTGCCGGGACAGCGAACGGCTGCGCTTCGCCTACGAGGACCACAACGGCTCGGCGACGCGGCGCACCGTGGAACCGCACCGCCTCGTCTGCACCGAGCGCCGCTGGTACCTCGTCGCCTGGGACCTGGACCGTGCCGACTGGCGTACGTTCCGGGGCGACCGGATCACGCCGAAGCCGCCGCACGGCCCGCGCTTCGCCCCGCGGACCCCGCCCGCCGAGGATCTCGCCGCCTATGTGTCCAGGGGCGTGTCGAGGGCCGTGTACGCCGCCGAAGCGGTGATCAGGCTGCACGTGCCCGCCGAGCGGGCGGCCGAGGCCGTGTCACCGACGGCGGGCGTCCTGGAGCCCGAGGGCCCCGACAGCTGTCTGCTGCGGACGGGCGCGCGGAACCTCGACGTGATGGCCATTCACGTGATGCTGCTCGGCGTCGACTTCGAGGTGGTCGAGCCGGCGGAGCTGGCCGGGCACATCAGGACGCTCCGGGACCGGCTGTCCCGGGCGCTCGGGGAACGCCCCGCCGCCCCGGCGCAGTGA
- a CDS encoding glycosyltransferase family 4 protein: protein MRISFLLHNAYGIGGTIRTSFNLAQALAERHDVEIVSVFRHREEPMMGAPAGVDLRHLVDLRKGSRTNDTADPDYRRPAKVFPRGDGRWKQYSRLTDARIAAHLRSLEADVVVGTRPGLNVHIARQAPRGPVRVGQEHLTLDSHGYRLRREIGYRYTLLDAVTTVTEADAESYRARFRLPGVRIESVPNSVPAPTVPSADPGSKWVIAAGRLTKVKRYDLLIKAFSKVVAARPDWRLRIYGTGDATGNERGALLTLIEQGGLHNHVYLMGAAHPLEPEWVKGSLAAVTSNLESFGMTIVEAMRCGLPVVSTDCPHGPGEIIEDGVDGRLVPVGDEDAVADALLALINDDELRRRTGEAARRAAERFDPVRIAERHEALFTELVAAHGAGRRSRSLWRDAVHRSRSAALDGAYALRYKAADVFLKGRTP from the coding sequence ATGCGTATTTCTTTCCTGCTTCACAATGCATACGGAATCGGTGGGACGATCCGTACGTCGTTCAACCTCGCCCAGGCCCTGGCCGAGCGGCACGACGTCGAGATCGTGTCCGTCTTCCGGCACCGTGAGGAGCCCATGATGGGTGCCCCCGCGGGCGTCGACCTGCGCCATCTCGTCGACCTGCGCAAGGGCAGCCGCACCAACGACACCGCGGACCCCGACTACCGGCGGCCCGCGAAGGTGTTCCCGCGCGGCGACGGCCGCTGGAAGCAGTACAGCCGCCTCACCGACGCCCGGATCGCCGCGCACCTGAGATCCCTTGAGGCCGATGTCGTCGTCGGCACCCGGCCGGGGCTGAACGTCCACATCGCCCGCCAGGCGCCCCGCGGCCCGGTCCGCGTCGGCCAGGAGCACCTCACCCTGGACAGCCACGGCTACCGGCTGCGCCGTGAGATCGGCTACCGGTACACGCTGCTGGACGCGGTCACGACCGTCACCGAGGCGGACGCCGAGTCCTACCGGGCGCGCTTCAGGCTGCCCGGCGTCCGGATCGAGTCCGTGCCGAACAGCGTGCCCGCGCCGACCGTCCCGTCCGCCGACCCCGGCAGCAAGTGGGTGATCGCCGCCGGCCGGCTCACCAAGGTCAAGCGGTACGACCTGCTGATCAAGGCGTTCTCGAAGGTCGTCGCCGCCCGCCCCGACTGGCGGCTGCGGATCTACGGCACCGGTGACGCGACCGGCAACGAGCGCGGTGCGCTGCTCACCCTGATCGAACAGGGCGGGCTGCACAACCACGTCTACCTCATGGGCGCCGCGCACCCGCTGGAGCCGGAGTGGGTCAAGGGCTCGCTGGCCGCCGTCACTTCGAACCTCGAGTCGTTCGGGATGACGATCGTCGAGGCGATGCGCTGCGGGCTGCCGGTGGTCTCCACGGACTGCCCGCACGGGCCCGGCGAGATCATCGAGGACGGGGTCGACGGACGGCTGGTGCCGGTCGGCGACGAGGACGCGGTCGCCGACGCGCTCCTCGCCCTCATCAACGACGACGAGCTGCGGCGGCGCACCGGCGAGGCCGCCCGCCGGGCCGCCGAGCGCTTCGACCCCGTGCGGATCGCCGAACGCCACGAGGCGCTGTTCACCGAGCTGGTGGCCGCCCATGGGGCCGGTCGCCGCTCCCGCAGCCTCTGGCGGGACGCGGTCCACCGCTCGCGCAGCGCGGCGCTGGACGGGGCGTACGCGCTGCGCTACAAGGCTGCCGATGTGTTCCTGAAGGGCAGAACTCCATGA
- a CDS encoding acyl-CoA dehydrogenase family protein, which produces MSAPSKLPPFDPADPLGIDALLDPEDLAIRDTVRSWAADRVLPHIADWYERGELPGIRELARELGSIGALGMSLTGYGCAGATAVQYGLACLELEAADSGIRSLVSVQGSLAMYAIWKFGSEAQKQRWLPSMAEGSTIGCFGLTEPDHGSDPAGMRTYAKRDGTDWVLTGRKMWITNGSVAGVAVVWAQTDDGIRGFVVPADAPGFSAPEIKHKWSLRASVTSELVLDEVRLPADAVLPGGTGLRGPLSCLSHARYGIVWGAMGAARASFESALDYARTREQFGKPIGGFQLTQAKLADMALELHKGILLAHHLGRRMDAGTLRPEQVSFGKLNNVREAIEICRTSRTILGANGISLEYPVMRHVTNLESVLTYEGTVEMHQLVLGKALTGLDAFR; this is translated from the coding sequence ATGTCCGCACCCTCGAAGCTGCCGCCCTTCGACCCCGCCGACCCCCTCGGCATCGACGCCCTCCTGGACCCCGAGGACCTCGCGATCCGCGACACGGTCCGCTCCTGGGCCGCCGACCGCGTCCTGCCGCACATCGCCGACTGGTACGAGCGCGGCGAACTCCCCGGCATCCGCGAACTCGCCCGCGAACTCGGCTCGATCGGTGCGCTCGGCATGTCCCTGACCGGCTACGGCTGCGCCGGCGCCACCGCCGTCCAGTACGGGCTCGCCTGTCTGGAGCTGGAGGCCGCCGACTCCGGCATCCGCTCCCTCGTCTCCGTCCAGGGCTCGCTCGCCATGTACGCGATCTGGAAGTTCGGCTCCGAGGCGCAGAAGCAGCGCTGGCTGCCGTCCATGGCCGAGGGCTCGACCATCGGCTGCTTCGGCCTCACCGAGCCGGACCACGGCTCGGACCCGGCCGGGATGCGTACGTACGCCAAGCGAGACGGCACCGACTGGGTGCTGACCGGCCGCAAGATGTGGATCACCAACGGCTCGGTCGCCGGGGTCGCCGTCGTCTGGGCGCAGACCGACGACGGCATCCGCGGCTTCGTCGTGCCGGCGGACGCGCCCGGCTTCTCGGCGCCCGAGATCAAGCACAAGTGGTCCCTGCGGGCTTCGGTCACGAGCGAGCTCGTCCTCGACGAGGTGCGTCTGCCCGCCGACGCCGTGCTCCCCGGGGGGACCGGACTCCGCGGACCGCTCAGCTGTCTGAGCCACGCGCGGTACGGAATCGTCTGGGGCGCGATGGGCGCGGCACGCGCCAGCTTCGAGTCGGCGCTCGACTACGCGCGGACGCGCGAGCAGTTCGGAAAGCCCATCGGTGGTTTCCAGCTCACCCAGGCCAAGCTCGCCGACATGGCGCTCGAACTGCACAAGGGGATCCTGCTCGCCCACCACCTCGGGCGGCGGATGGACGCCGGGACGCTCCGTCCGGAGCAGGTCAGCTTCGGGAAGCTCAACAACGTACGGGAAGCGATCGAGATCTGCCGCACCTCGCGCACGATCCTCGGTGCGAACGGGATTTCGCTGGAGTACCCCGTGATGCGGCATGTGACCAACCTCGAGTCGGTG
- a CDS encoding MFS transporter: protein MTGTAMAAARLRAVGGGANRWVVLLVLCVSLLLVALDATVLHVAVPAVTEDLRPSGVELLWIVDAYPLVCAALLILFGTLGDRVGRRRVLLLGYALFGVASAVAAFASEPEVLIAARALLGVGGAMIMPATLSILRAVFPDRRERATAIGIWTAVAAVGAATGPVLGGFLVQHFWWGSVFLVNIPLMVLILPIGRWLLPESRGSGDGPWDVVGALMAAAGVLTVVLGVKRLGVGHGLLEPRTIGPLFAGALLLTLFVRRQRRREHPLIDMRMFSRATFSTSVGCIVLAMLALVGLELIAVQYLQLVLGLSPLETGLRLLPLTFAAMAAGATGSYTLRRVGPRRMVGWGFVATAAAVLLLTSMGHHDRPLLLTAGFVLLGFGLQTTLFAAYESMLSEAPAAQAGGAAAIGETSYQLGAGMGIALLGSVMNAAYAPGLNGASGVPGAARAAATHSLGEAYQVADALGGPAGDALRIAARTSFVHGLHVTLFVSAGLLLAGALAALRLPKAMECQVPSADACPDVSAELPADRTSAVPRLPGQSAHEPHGPHGPHQETASAPEPRRHVRPAAAGAAGPGRTAH, encoded by the coding sequence ATGACCGGGACGGCCATGGCCGCAGCACGCCTGCGTGCCGTCGGCGGCGGTGCCAACCGCTGGGTCGTCCTCCTCGTCCTCTGCGTCAGCCTGCTGCTGGTCGCGCTCGACGCGACCGTGCTCCACGTCGCCGTCCCCGCCGTCACCGAGGACCTGCGCCCCAGCGGCGTCGAGCTCCTCTGGATCGTCGACGCGTACCCCCTGGTCTGCGCGGCGCTGCTGATCCTCTTCGGCACGCTCGGCGACCGCGTCGGCCGCCGCCGCGTGCTGCTGCTCGGCTACGCCCTCTTCGGCGTGGCCTCCGCGGTCGCGGCGTTCGCCTCCGAACCCGAGGTGCTCATCGCGGCCCGCGCCCTGCTCGGCGTCGGCGGCGCGATGATCATGCCCGCGACGCTCTCGATCCTCCGCGCGGTCTTCCCCGACCGGCGCGAGCGGGCCACCGCCATCGGCATCTGGACCGCGGTCGCCGCTGTCGGAGCCGCCACCGGACCGGTGCTCGGCGGCTTCCTGGTCCAGCACTTCTGGTGGGGCTCGGTCTTCCTCGTCAACATCCCGCTGATGGTCCTGATCCTGCCCATAGGCCGCTGGCTGCTGCCCGAGTCCCGGGGCAGCGGCGACGGGCCCTGGGACGTCGTCGGCGCGCTGATGGCCGCGGCCGGTGTCCTCACCGTGGTCCTCGGTGTGAAGCGGCTCGGCGTCGGCCACGGGCTGCTGGAGCCGCGCACCATCGGACCGCTGTTCGCCGGAGCCCTGCTCCTCACCCTCTTCGTACGCCGTCAGCGACGCCGTGAGCATCCCCTCATCGACATGCGGATGTTCTCCAGGGCGACCTTCTCCACCTCGGTCGGCTGCATCGTGCTCGCCATGCTGGCCCTGGTCGGCCTGGAGCTGATCGCCGTCCAGTACCTCCAGCTCGTGCTCGGGCTGAGCCCGCTGGAGACCGGTCTGCGGCTGCTGCCGCTCACCTTCGCCGCGATGGCCGCGGGCGCGACCGGTTCGTACACCCTGCGCCGCGTCGGCCCGCGCCGGATGGTCGGCTGGGGCTTCGTCGCGACCGCCGCCGCCGTCCTGCTGCTCACGTCCATGGGCCACCACGACCGGCCGCTGCTGCTCACCGCCGGCTTCGTGCTGCTCGGCTTCGGTCTCCAGACCACGCTCTTCGCCGCGTACGAGTCGATGCTCAGCGAGGCCCCCGCCGCTCAGGCGGGCGGGGCGGCCGCGATCGGCGAGACCTCGTACCAGCTGGGCGCCGGCATGGGCATCGCGCTCCTCGGCAGCGTCATGAACGCCGCGTACGCCCCCGGGCTGAACGGTGCGTCCGGCGTCCCCGGCGCCGCCCGCGCCGCCGCGACCCATTCGCTGGGCGAGGCGTACCAGGTGGCGGACGCGCTGGGCGGACCGGCAGGGGACGCGCTGCGGATCGCCGCGCGTACCTCGTTCGTGCACGGCCTGCACGTCACGCTCTTCGTCAGCGCGGGGCTGCTGCTGGCCGGGGCGCTGGCGGCGCTGCGGCTGCCGAAGGCGATGGAGTGCCAGGTGCCGTCCGCCGACGCGTGCCCGGACGTGTCCGCGGAGCTGCCGGCCGACCGGACGTCCGCGGTACCGCGACTGCCCGGGCAGAGCGCGCACGAGCCGCACGGACCGCACGGACCGCACCAGGAGACCGCGTCCGCGCCCGAGCCGCGGAGGCACGTACGGCCCGCGGCGGCGGGCGCAGCCGGCCCTGGACGCACGGCACACTGA
- a CDS encoding phosphatase PAP2 family protein, with protein sequence MRTDIFARLDREPEPPKIEIPRMSRTRLALFGGTLAFYAAIVVAVLISSWLVLLDWKVMLFRPYQQWPDLHAFLDYYVVLGQRGPTAVMVAAWLGWRSWRQHTLRPLLALGAALLLLNATVGSVKLGLGRLGPHYATQIGSPELFAGGDIFPSGHTANAVVTWGILAYLATTPRARRYLSALSAVVALGVGLTTVYIGTHWLSDVLLGWAAGLLVLLALPWCEPLIGRTEAFILSLRDQLRARSLPVPSLPVASGGPRPAVYPQRVRSEEDEPVRRPLGASAGAGAGGATATATAQLTQARPHAVTRSGHGSHGAHATHGAHSTPSPVAPPGSRRPPRSRPASGS encoded by the coding sequence GTGCGTACCGACATCTTTGCCCGTCTGGACCGGGAGCCGGAGCCGCCGAAGATAGAGATCCCGCGGATGAGCCGCACCCGTCTCGCCCTCTTCGGCGGGACTTTGGCGTTCTACGCGGCCATCGTCGTCGCCGTGCTCATCTCGTCCTGGCTGGTGCTCCTCGACTGGAAGGTCATGCTCTTCCGGCCGTATCAGCAGTGGCCGGACCTGCACGCGTTCCTCGACTACTACGTGGTGCTCGGCCAGCGCGGCCCCACGGCCGTGATGGTGGCGGCGTGGCTTGGCTGGCGCTCTTGGCGGCAGCACACGCTGCGGCCGCTGCTCGCGCTCGGCGCCGCGCTGCTGCTGCTGAACGCGACGGTGGGCTCCGTCAAGCTCGGCCTCGGGCGGCTCGGGCCGCACTACGCGACGCAGATCGGCTCGCCCGAGCTCTTCGCCGGCGGCGATATATTTCCTTCCGGCCACACCGCCAACGCCGTCGTGACCTGGGGAATTCTGGCCTATCTGGCCACCACCCCGCGGGCCAGGCGCTATCTGTCGGCGCTCTCGGCCGTGGTCGCCCTCGGGGTGGGGCTGACCACCGTCTACATCGGAACGCACTGGCTGAGCGATGTGCTGCTCGGCTGGGCGGCGGGACTGCTGGTCCTGCTGGCGCTGCCGTGGTGCGAGCCGCTGATCGGACGCACCGAGGCGTTCATCCTGTCGCTGCGCGACCAGCTGCGGGCACGCAGTCTTCCGGTGCCGTCGCTGCCGGTCGCCTCGGGCGGGCCGCGGCCTGCCGTATACCCGCAGCGGGTGCGCTCGGAGGAGGACGAGCCGGTGCGCAGACCGCTGGGCGCGAGTGCCGGCGCGGGCGCGGGCGGGGCCACGGCCACGGCGACCGCGCAGCTCACACAGGCGCGCCCGCACGCGGTGACGCGCTCGGGGCACGGGTCGCACGGCGCGCACGCTACCCACGGCGCGCACTCCACCCCCTCCCCCGTCGCCCCTCCGGGAAGCCGCCGCCCGCCGCGTTCGCGGCCGGCGTCGGGAAGCTGA
- the ctaD gene encoding cytochrome c oxidase subunit I, protein MGTDTAGATATGTPPRKRGRIVVDWLTTTDHKKIGHLYLITSFGFFLAAGLLAMLMRAELARPGLQLMSNQEFNQAFTLHGTIMLLLFATPTFAGFANEIVPLQIGAPDVAFPRLNMFSYWLFLFGGLMVLGSLLVPTGPAAFGWTAYAPLNSLERSPGVGVDLWIMGLAFSGFGTILTSVNFLATIIGMRAPGMTMFRMPIFTWNVLFTTILVLVAFPVLAAALLVLESDRRFGSVVFQAENGGALLWQHLFWFFGHPEVYIIALPFFGIITEIIPVFSRKPIFGYVTLVGATMAITGLSVVVWAHHMFATGAVLLPFFSLLSFLIAVPTGVKFFNWSGTMLRGSLSFETPMLWAVGFLVSFLLGGLTGVIIASPPMDFPVTDSYFIVAHFHYTVFGTVVFAMFAGFYFWWPKFTGKMLDERLGKIHFWSLFIGFQTTFLVQHWLGAEGMPRRYADYLAADGFTALNTVSTIGAFLLGISTLPFLHNIWKTAKYGKKVAVDDPWGFGRSLEWATSCPPPRHNFTAIPRIRSESPAFDLHHPGFAAGELTAPGRRGVPRAPGTAGPGAS, encoded by the coding sequence ATGGGGACGGACACCGCAGGGGCGACCGCCACCGGGACGCCCCCGCGGAAGCGGGGCAGGATCGTCGTGGACTGGCTCACGACCACCGATCACAAGAAGATCGGGCACCTCTACCTGATCACCTCGTTCGGCTTCTTCCTGGCGGCCGGGCTGCTGGCGATGCTGATGCGGGCCGAGCTGGCCCGCCCCGGGCTCCAGCTGATGTCGAACCAGGAGTTCAACCAGGCGTTCACGCTGCACGGCACGATCATGCTGCTGCTCTTCGCGACGCCGACCTTCGCCGGCTTCGCCAACGAGATCGTGCCGCTCCAGATCGGCGCGCCGGACGTCGCCTTCCCGCGGCTCAACATGTTCTCGTACTGGCTGTTCCTCTTCGGCGGGCTGATGGTGCTGGGCTCGCTCCTGGTGCCGACGGGCCCCGCCGCCTTCGGCTGGACCGCATACGCCCCGCTCAACAGCCTGGAACGGTCACCCGGCGTCGGCGTCGACCTATGGATCATGGGGCTCGCCTTCTCGGGCTTCGGCACGATCCTCACGTCCGTCAACTTCCTGGCGACGATCATCGGGATGCGGGCCCCGGGGATGACGATGTTCCGGATGCCGATCTTCACCTGGAACGTCCTCTTCACCACGATCCTGGTGCTCGTGGCGTTCCCGGTGCTGGCGGCGGCGCTGCTGGTGCTGGAGTCCGACCGCAGATTCGGCTCGGTGGTCTTCCAGGCCGAGAACGGCGGTGCGCTGCTGTGGCAGCACCTCTTCTGGTTCTTCGGCCATCCGGAGGTCTACATCATCGCGCTGCCGTTCTTCGGCATCATCACGGAGATCATCCCGGTCTTCTCGCGGAAGCCGATCTTCGGTTACGTCACGCTCGTGGGCGCCACGATGGCCATCACCGGGCTCTCGGTGGTCGTGTGGGCGCACCACATGTTCGCCACGGGCGCGGTCCTGCTGCCCTTCTTCTCGCTGCTGTCGTTCCTGATCGCCGTGCCCACCGGGGTGAAGTTCTTCAACTGGAGCGGGACGATGCTCCGCGGGTCGCTGTCGTTCGAGACGCCGATGCTGTGGGCGGTCGGCTTCCTGGTGTCGTTCCTGCTCGGCGGGTTGACCGGAGTGATCATCGCCTCGCCGCCGATGGACTTCCCTGTGACCGACTCGTACTTCATCGTCGCCCACTTCCACTACACGGTCTTCGGAACGGTCGTCTTCGCGATGTTCGCGGGCTTCTACTTCTGGTGGCCCAAGTTCACCGGCAAGATGCTCGACGAGCGGCTCGGGAAGATCCACTTCTGGTCGCTCTTCATCGGTTTCCAGACCACCTTCCTGGTGCAGCACTGGCTGGGGGCGGAGGGCATGCCCCGGCGGTACGCGGACTACCTGGCGGCCGACGGCTTCACGGCGCTCAACACGGTCTCCACCATCGGCGCGTTCCTGCTCGGCATCTCCACGCTGCCGTTCCTCCACAACATCTGGAAGACCGCGAAGTACGGGAAGAAGGTGGCGGTCGACGACCCGTGGGGGTTCGGCAGATCGCTGGAGTGGGCGACCTCCTGCCCGCCGCCCCGGCACAACTTCACCGCCATTCCACGGATCCGCTCGGAGTCCCCCGCCTTCGATCTGCACCACCCCGGATTCGCGGCGGGCGAGCTCACTGCGCCGGGGCGGCGGGGCGTTCCCCGAGCGCCCGGGACAGCCGGTCCCGGAGCGTCCTGA
- a CDS encoding I78 family peptidase inhibitor codes for MAPIPTPSAQPDDAPDAYLGLDAGDAERLARSRGWTTVRALPPGAIITMEYLEGRLNFEVDHGSVVRCWKG; via the coding sequence ATGGCACCGATACCGACCCCTTCCGCCCAGCCCGACGACGCCCCCGACGCGTACCTCGGCCTCGACGCCGGTGACGCGGAGCGCCTGGCCCGCAGCCGGGGCTGGACCACCGTCAGAGCGCTGCCGCCCGGCGCGATCATCACCATGGAGTATCTGGAAGGCCGGCTGAACTTCGAGGTCGACCACGGCTCGGTCGTCCGCTGCTGGAAAGGCTGA
- a CDS encoding 1-acyl-sn-glycerol-3-phosphate acyltransferase, whose product MRALWKPRVLGAWRVPAGGPVILAVNHAHNIDGPMLMGTSPRPVHFLIKKEAFTGPLDPFLTGIGQLKVDRANPDRTAVTNALQVLRDGGVLGIFPEGTRGEGDFASIRAGLAYFAVRSGAPIVPVAVLGSSDRGGRLVRALPPLRSRVDVVFGDPFTAGDGSGRRTRKALDEATERIQGRLTAHLGNARRLTGR is encoded by the coding sequence ATGCGCGCGCTGTGGAAGCCGCGCGTGCTGGGCGCCTGGCGGGTCCCCGCCGGCGGCCCGGTCATCCTCGCCGTCAACCACGCGCACAACATCGACGGACCGATGCTGATGGGGACCTCCCCCAGGCCGGTGCACTTCCTGATCAAGAAGGAGGCGTTCACCGGGCCGCTGGACCCGTTCCTGACCGGGATCGGGCAGCTCAAGGTGGACCGGGCGAACCCCGACCGCACCGCCGTCACCAACGCCCTCCAGGTGCTCCGCGACGGCGGCGTCCTCGGTATCTTCCCCGAGGGCACCCGCGGCGAGGGCGACTTCGCCTCGATCCGCGCCGGCCTCGCCTACTTCGCCGTCCGCTCGGGCGCCCCGATCGTCCCGGTCGCGGTGCTGGGGAGCAGCGACAGGGGCGGACGGCTGGTGCGGGCGCTGCCTCCGCTGCGCAGCCGTGTCGACGTCGTCTTCGGCGATCCCTTCACGGCGGGCGACGGCAGCGGCCGGCGCACGCGCAAGGCGCTCGACGAGGCGACCGAACGCATCCAGGGGCGGCTCACCGCCCACCTGGGAAACGCCAGGCGCCTCACCGGGCGCTGA